Proteins from a genomic interval of Streptomyces sp. NBC_00820:
- a CDS encoding molybdopterin oxidoreductase family protein yields the protein MSRTALRICPLCEATCGLTLTIEGTRVTGARGDREDVFSKGFICPKGASFGAVDGDPDRLRTPLVRENGELRAATWEEAFDRVAAGLRPLVERHGPDSVGVVLGNPNVHTVAGGLYPPVLVGAIGTRSLFTASTVDQMPKHVSSGLLFGDANAIPVPDLDHTDHLLLIGANPLESNGSLCTAPDFPGKLKALRSRGGTLTVVDPRRTRTAKLADRHIAIRPGADALLLAALATVLFEEKLTDLGDLAPHVQGLPELQDALAEFTPEAVADACDVDAALIRTLARELAAAPTAAVYARIGSCTVPHGTLASWLVDVLNVLTGNLDRPGGALFPQAATDRTPRPAGPGHGFTLGRWHSRVRRLPEAKGELPLSALAEEIDTATDEGEPVRGLVVIAANPVLSAPDGDRLDKALDSLDFMVSVDPYLNETSRHADVVLPPPPPAQSPHHDFAFNTLAVRNQVRYSRPAVPLEPGRMAETEIHARLILAASGMHGADPGAVDTMVIDQTLGKAVKDAHSPVHGRDPRELAGLLTGDTGPERRLDMMLRLGPYGDGFGTRPEGLALAELLAHPHGIDLGPLRPRLPQPLKTASGKVELLPAPIAGDLPRLRQALRERPAGLVLVGRRHLRSNNSWMHNVPALTGGSNRCTVHLHPEDAARLGVLDGQPVRVKGAGGEVTAPAEVTDAIRPGVVSLPHGWGHDRPGTRLNHAAAEPGVNVNQLLDGSLLDPLSGNAVLNGVPVELVAVL from the coding sequence TTGTCCCGCACCGCCCTGCGAATCTGCCCCCTGTGCGAGGCCACCTGCGGGCTGACCCTCACCATCGAGGGCACCCGTGTCACCGGCGCCCGAGGGGACCGCGAGGACGTCTTCAGCAAGGGGTTCATCTGCCCGAAGGGCGCCTCCTTCGGGGCCGTCGACGGCGACCCCGACCGGCTGCGCACCCCACTCGTCCGCGAGAACGGCGAGCTGCGCGCGGCCACCTGGGAGGAGGCGTTCGACCGGGTCGCCGCCGGACTGCGCCCACTCGTGGAACGGCACGGCCCCGACAGCGTCGGAGTGGTCCTCGGCAACCCCAACGTGCACACCGTCGCCGGCGGCCTCTACCCGCCCGTCCTCGTCGGCGCGATCGGCACCCGCAGCCTGTTCACCGCCTCCACCGTCGACCAGATGCCCAAGCACGTCTCCAGCGGGCTCCTGTTCGGCGACGCCAACGCCATCCCCGTACCCGACCTCGACCACACCGACCACCTGCTCCTGATCGGCGCCAACCCCCTGGAGTCCAACGGGAGTCTGTGCACCGCACCCGATTTCCCGGGCAAGCTCAAGGCCCTCCGGTCGCGCGGCGGCACGCTCACCGTCGTGGACCCGCGCCGCACCCGCACCGCCAAGCTCGCCGACCGGCACATAGCCATCCGGCCCGGCGCCGACGCGCTGCTGCTCGCCGCCCTGGCCACCGTGCTGTTCGAGGAGAAGCTGACGGACCTCGGGGACCTCGCCCCGCACGTCCAGGGGCTGCCCGAACTCCAGGACGCCCTGGCGGAGTTCACCCCCGAAGCCGTGGCGGACGCCTGCGACGTCGACGCGGCCCTCATCCGCACCCTGGCCCGCGAACTCGCCGCCGCCCCCACCGCCGCCGTCTACGCCCGCATCGGCAGCTGCACCGTCCCGCACGGCACCCTCGCGAGCTGGCTCGTCGACGTCCTCAACGTCCTCACCGGCAACCTCGACCGGCCCGGCGGCGCCCTCTTCCCGCAGGCCGCCACCGACAGGACGCCCCGCCCGGCGGGCCCCGGCCACGGCTTCACCCTCGGCCGCTGGCACTCCCGGGTACGTCGACTCCCCGAGGCCAAGGGTGAGTTGCCGCTCTCCGCGCTCGCCGAGGAGATCGACACGGCCACCGACGAGGGCGAGCCGGTCCGCGGACTCGTCGTGATCGCGGCCAACCCGGTGCTGTCCGCCCCCGACGGCGACCGCCTCGACAAGGCCCTGGACTCGCTGGACTTCATGGTCAGCGTCGACCCCTACCTCAACGAGACCTCCCGCCACGCCGACGTCGTCCTGCCCCCGCCCCCGCCCGCGCAGAGCCCGCACCACGACTTCGCGTTCAACACCCTCGCCGTACGCAACCAGGTCCGCTACAGCCGGCCCGCCGTCCCGCTGGAGCCGGGCCGGATGGCCGAGACCGAGATCCACGCCCGGCTGATCCTCGCCGCCTCGGGCATGCACGGCGCCGACCCGGGCGCCGTCGACACGATGGTGATCGACCAGACCCTCGGCAAGGCCGTGAAGGACGCCCATTCCCCCGTGCACGGCCGCGACCCGCGCGAACTCGCCGGCCTGCTCACCGGCGACACCGGCCCCGAGCGCCGGCTCGACATGATGCTGCGCCTCGGCCCCTACGGCGACGGATTCGGCACCCGCCCCGAAGGGCTCGCCCTGGCCGAGCTGCTCGCCCACCCGCACGGCATCGACCTCGGCCCGCTCCGCCCCCGCCTGCCCCAGCCGCTGAAGACCGCGAGCGGCAAGGTCGAGCTGCTCCCCGCCCCGATCGCCGGCGACCTGCCCAGGCTCCGCCAGGCCCTGCGCGAGCGGCCCGCCGGACTCGTCCTCGTCGGCCGCCGCCACCTGCGCTCCAACAACAGCTGGATGCACAACGTGCCCGCCCTCACCGGCGGTTCCAACCGCTGCACCGTGCACCTGCACCCCGAGGACGCGGCCCGCCTCGGTGTCCTCGACGGGCAGCCGGTGCGGGTGAAGGGGGCCGGGGGAGAGGTGACCGCGCCCGCCGAGGTCACCGACGCGATCCGGCCCGGCGTGGTGAGCCTCCCGCACGGCTGGGGCCACGACCGCCCCGGCACCCGACTGAACCACGCCGCCGCCGAACCCGGAGTCAACGTCAACCAGCTCCTCGACGGCAGCCTGCTCGACCCGCTCTCGGGCAACGCGGTCCTCAACGGCGTACCGGTCGAACTGGTGGCAGTCCTGTGA
- the hmgA gene encoding homogentisate 1,2-dioxygenase, with translation MSDGGTSRTSGFERGEARKAAEGLSYLSGFGNEHASEAVPGALPEGRNAPQRAPLGLYAEQLSGTAFTEPRAQNRRSWLYRIRPSAAHPAFTRTGNGAVRTAPFTETVPDPNRLRWNPLPEPPAGTDFLAGLWTVGGNGDVAQRTGMAVHLYHANSSMERVFSDADGELLIVPERGGLLLHTEFGRLHVEPAHVALIPRGVRFRVELLDDSARGYVCENYGAPFRLPDLGPIGANGLANARDFRAPVAAYEDVTGPVEVVNKFCGNLWTAVYDHSPLDVVAWHGNHVPYVYDLRRFNVIGTISYDHPDPSIFTVLTSPSDTPGLAGVDFVVFAPRWLVGEDTFRPPYFHRNVMSEYMGLVEGAYDAKAEGFVPGGGSLHNMMSAHGPDQETFERASAAELRPHKIDDGLAFMFETRWPVTLTPQAAHADHLQQRYDDVWRGLEPHFRAL, from the coding sequence ATGAGCGACGGGGGCACCTCCCGCACGAGCGGGTTCGAGCGTGGGGAAGCGCGGAAGGCCGCGGAGGGGCTGTCGTACCTCTCCGGTTTCGGCAACGAGCACGCCTCCGAGGCGGTGCCCGGCGCCCTGCCCGAGGGCCGCAACGCGCCGCAGCGCGCGCCGCTCGGCCTGTACGCCGAACAGCTGAGCGGTACGGCGTTCACCGAGCCGCGGGCGCAGAACCGCCGCTCCTGGCTGTACCGCATCCGCCCCTCGGCCGCGCACCCGGCGTTCACCCGGACGGGTAACGGCGCGGTCCGCACGGCCCCCTTCACCGAGACCGTGCCCGACCCCAACCGGCTGCGCTGGAACCCGCTGCCCGAGCCGCCGGCCGGGACGGACTTCCTCGCGGGCCTGTGGACCGTGGGCGGCAACGGCGACGTGGCCCAGCGCACCGGCATGGCCGTGCATCTGTATCACGCCAACTCCTCGATGGAGCGCGTCTTCTCCGACGCGGACGGGGAGCTGCTCATCGTGCCCGAGCGCGGCGGGCTGCTGCTGCACACCGAGTTCGGGCGACTTCATGTGGAGCCCGCACATGTGGCGCTGATTCCGCGTGGAGTGCGCTTCCGTGTGGAGCTGCTCGATGATTCCGCCCGCGGGTATGTGTGCGAGAACTATGGGGCGCCCTTCCGGCTGCCCGACCTGGGGCCGATCGGCGCCAACGGCCTCGCCAACGCGCGGGACTTCCGGGCGCCGGTCGCCGCGTACGAGGACGTGACGGGCCCGGTGGAGGTGGTGAACAAGTTCTGCGGCAACCTCTGGACGGCCGTCTACGACCACTCCCCCCTCGACGTGGTCGCCTGGCACGGCAACCATGTGCCGTACGTCTATGACCTTCGCCGTTTCAATGTGATCGGCACCATCTCCTACGACCACCCCGACCCGTCGATCTTCACGGTCCTGACCTCGCCCTCGGACACCCCGGGGCTGGCCGGCGTCGACTTCGTGGTCTTCGCTCCGCGCTGGCTGGTGGGTGAGGACACCTTCCGGCCGCCCTACTTCCACCGCAACGTGATGAGCGAGTACATGGGGCTCGTCGAGGGCGCCTACGACGCGAAGGCGGAGGGTTTCGTGCCGGGCGGCGGCTCGCTGCACAACATGATGTCCGCACACGGCCCGGACCAGGAAACCTTCGAGCGGGCGAGCGCCGCCGAGCTGAGGCCGCACAAGATCGACGACGGTCTGGCGTTCATGTTCGAGACCCGCTGGCCGGTCACCCTCACCCCCCAGGCGGCGCACGCGGATCACCTCCAGCAGCGCTACGACGACGTGTGGCGGGGACTCGAACCTCACTTCCGCGCCCTGTGA
- a CDS encoding GntR family transcriptional regulator, with amino-acid sequence MTSFAPDSIVLNRKLPLWYQVSQSLRASILGRSPQDPLRLPTEEQLAEHYGVSVLTMRQALKELEDEGLISRHRRRGTFIEPGVRRGAPVRLLGSVDAIVAQQSGMTTELLDHARVPVPPDLAEHFPDLTEVAAYHRLRGDEKTGEPTNHAVNHVRPELAARIDPADLLRWPMTKVLRDFVGADISRITDTVEARLADPETARLLQVPLLSPILHYTGITYDGGGRVLDVAVIHYRGDRFSFTVTLEAT; translated from the coding sequence GTGACCTCTTTCGCTCCGGATTCCATAGTCCTGAACCGCAAGCTGCCGCTCTGGTACCAGGTGTCGCAGTCGCTGCGCGCCTCGATCCTCGGCCGTTCGCCGCAGGACCCGCTGCGCCTGCCCACCGAGGAGCAGTTGGCGGAGCACTACGGGGTGAGCGTGCTGACCATGCGGCAGGCGCTGAAGGAGCTGGAGGACGAGGGCCTGATCAGCCGGCACCGGCGGCGCGGCACCTTCATCGAACCCGGTGTGCGGCGCGGCGCACCGGTGCGGCTGCTGGGCTCGGTGGACGCGATCGTGGCCCAGCAGTCCGGCATGACGACCGAACTGCTGGACCACGCCCGGGTGCCCGTGCCGCCCGACCTCGCGGAGCACTTCCCGGACCTCACCGAGGTGGCGGCCTACCACCGCCTGCGCGGCGACGAGAAGACCGGCGAGCCGACCAACCACGCCGTCAACCACGTACGCCCCGAACTGGCCGCGCGCATCGACCCGGCGGACCTGCTGCGCTGGCCGATGACCAAGGTGCTGCGGGACTTCGTGGGCGCCGACATCAGCCGTATCACGGACACCGTGGAGGCCCGGCTCGCCGACCCGGAGACGGCACGACTGCTCCAAGTGCCGTTGCTCAGCCCGATCCTGCACTACACGGGCATCACGTACGACGGCGGCGGCCGGGTGCTGGACGTGGCGGTGATCCACTACCGGGGCGACCGCTTCTCCTTCACCGTCACCCTGGAGGCCACCTGA
- a CDS encoding type ISP restriction/modification enzyme encodes MPSVTHDDAPPLADLMPWSVAPLRPGRAWPTAPDPASLKARWEALLKAQGPHREALFEPTRARTPRSAVGQLPGRRTGTERLARAEGPCADLVRVLAAPFDEQWLIPDHRLLDTARPELWRVADERQVFVVETGGEAAGQAPVLATSLFPALRTGRIRPLYRRPDGAEPNLAPGLLDHLGARLGERPSPVDVLAWILAAARPDLTVPLSGDAGVWAEGVELGRRMLWLMRRDGERPKLPGGRRPYVRAPLPDRPRTLVYDRAEETLCLDEGRISPVPPRAWDHEVARVRVLEGWFAARTATAEPGTLAAIRPSAWPQSWTSELLELITVLALLAELRPLRADLTMTSPVTSTELRQAGVLPTPSSSHRPASVLDHQEEGPEGQFALL; translated from the coding sequence ATGCCCAGCGTGACGCACGACGACGCGCCGCCGCTGGCCGACCTCATGCCGTGGTCCGTCGCACCGCTGCGGCCCGGCCGCGCGTGGCCGACGGCGCCCGACCCGGCTTCCCTGAAGGCTCGCTGGGAGGCCCTGCTGAAGGCCCAGGGTCCGCACCGGGAGGCCCTGTTCGAGCCGACCCGGGCCCGCACTCCGCGCTCGGCGGTGGGCCAGCTGCCCGGCCGGCGGACCGGCACCGAGCGGCTGGCACGCGCCGAGGGGCCCTGCGCGGACCTGGTGCGCGTGCTGGCGGCACCCTTCGACGAGCAGTGGCTGATCCCCGACCACCGACTGCTCGACACGGCCCGTCCGGAGCTGTGGCGGGTGGCGGACGAGCGGCAGGTGTTCGTGGTGGAGACGGGCGGGGAGGCGGCCGGGCAGGCCCCTGTACTGGCGACCTCACTGTTCCCCGCCCTCCGTACGGGCCGCATCCGCCCGCTGTACCGCCGCCCGGACGGCGCCGAACCGAACCTGGCCCCGGGCCTGCTGGACCATCTGGGCGCCCGGCTCGGTGAACGCCCCTCCCCCGTGGACGTCCTGGCGTGGATCCTCGCCGCGGCCCGCCCCGACCTCACCGTGCCGCTCAGCGGGGACGCCGGAGTGTGGGCGGAAGGGGTGGAGCTGGGCCGTCGCATGCTGTGGCTCATGCGGCGCGACGGCGAGCGCCCCAAGCTGCCGGGCGGCCGCCGGCCCTACGTACGCGCGCCCCTGCCCGACCGCCCGCGCACCCTCGTCTACGACCGCGCCGAGGAGACCCTGTGCCTCGACGAGGGCCGCATCTCCCCCGTCCCGCCGCGGGCCTGGGACCACGAGGTGGCCCGAGTACGTGTCCTGGAGGGCTGGTTCGCGGCCCGCACCGCCACGGCCGAGCCCGGCACCCTCGCGGCGATCCGCCCCTCGGCCTGGCCGCAGTCCTGGACCTCGGAACTGCTGGAGCTGATCACGGTCCTGGCCCTGCTGGCGGAACTCCGCCCCCTGCGGGCCGACTTGACGATGACTTCACCGGTCACATCGACGGAACTGCGCCAAGCGGGCGTCCTACCCACCCCCTCGTCCTCCCACCGCCCCGCCTCGGTCCTGGACCACCAGGAGGAAGGCCCAGAGGGCCAGTTCGCCCTGCTCTAG
- a CDS encoding TetR/AcrR family transcriptional regulator — MTVRGAVPEVIWARPERTGRGPKPAYTRDDIAAAAVRVADAGGLDAVSMRHVAAELGCGTMSLYNYVPRKEDLYELMVDAVSAEHEPWEPSGDWRADLLRVAHDTRALLHRHPWMPRLMSPAYGFSPHALRYLEHCLACLDPLDASYGTKLELVAMINGVVTTYVRNELDTAERVRALPWSEEQENAVRIAYLGSRIGSGAYPRMAAAFAEDAGPIDLEAVFQRALERVLDAYALR; from the coding sequence ATGACAGTCCGAGGGGCCGTTCCCGAAGTGATCTGGGCGCGCCCCGAGCGCACCGGCCGGGGTCCCAAGCCCGCGTACACGCGCGACGACATCGCGGCGGCTGCCGTCCGGGTCGCCGACGCCGGGGGGCTCGACGCCGTGTCGATGCGGCACGTCGCCGCCGAACTGGGGTGCGGGACCATGTCGTTGTACAACTACGTCCCCCGCAAGGAGGACCTGTACGAGCTGATGGTGGACGCGGTCAGCGCGGAGCACGAACCGTGGGAACCGAGCGGGGACTGGCGGGCGGATCTGCTGCGGGTGGCCCACGACACGCGCGCACTGCTGCACCGCCACCCGTGGATGCCGCGCCTGATGTCCCCGGCGTACGGCTTCAGCCCGCACGCCCTGCGCTACCTCGAGCACTGCCTGGCCTGCCTGGACCCGCTCGACGCGTCCTACGGCACCAAGCTCGAACTCGTCGCCATGATCAACGGTGTCGTGACCACCTACGTCCGCAACGAGCTCGACACCGCCGAGCGGGTGCGCGCGCTGCCCTGGTCCGAGGAACAGGAGAACGCCGTCCGCATCGCCTACCTCGGCAGCCGGATCGGCTCCGGCGCCTACCCGAGGATGGCGGCCGCGTTCGCGGAGGACGCGGGGCCGATCGACCTGGAGGCGGTGTTCCAGCGGGCGCTGGAGCGAGTCCTCGACGCGTATGCGCTGCGCTAG
- a CDS encoding ATP-binding cassette domain-containing protein — translation MATTYAVLSEGLEKRFGAVHALRGLDLAVARGTVCGLLGPNGAGKTTAVRLLTTLLRPDAGSARVAGHDLVREAAAVRSRIGVTGQYASVDGDLTGRENLRLFARLHRVREPARRAGELLESFGLTEAADRKAATYSGGMRRRLDLAASLVRRPEVLFLDEPTTGLDPASRGQVWEAVRRLKADGTTVLLTTQYLEEADQLADDIALVDRGRVAHTGSPAELKALIGSYAEVIVADADGMPRAAAVLDQLTGKLPALDADRRTVGAVTTDPTLTLPRLVRELDAAGVALLDVSLRPPTLDDVFLRLTGAAADSKELVT, via the coding sequence ATGGCTACTACGTACGCTGTACTTAGTGAAGGTCTGGAGAAGCGCTTCGGCGCGGTGCACGCCCTGCGCGGGCTCGATCTGGCCGTGGCCCGAGGCACGGTGTGCGGGCTGCTCGGCCCCAACGGGGCGGGCAAGACGACGGCTGTGCGGCTGCTGACCACGCTGCTGCGGCCGGACGCGGGCTCGGCCAGGGTGGCGGGGCACGATCTGGTGCGCGAGGCGGCGGCCGTACGGTCCCGGATCGGCGTCACCGGCCAGTACGCCTCGGTCGACGGCGACCTCACGGGCCGGGAGAACCTGCGGCTGTTCGCGCGGCTGCACCGGGTACGGGAACCGGCCCGGCGGGCCGGCGAACTGCTGGAGAGCTTCGGACTGACCGAGGCCGCGGACCGGAAGGCGGCCACCTACTCGGGCGGCATGCGCCGCCGGCTCGACCTGGCCGCGAGCCTGGTCCGGCGTCCCGAGGTGCTCTTCCTCGACGAACCGACCACCGGACTCGACCCGGCCAGCCGCGGCCAGGTCTGGGAGGCGGTCCGCCGGCTGAAGGCGGACGGCACGACCGTACTGCTGACCACCCAGTACCTGGAGGAGGCCGACCAACTCGCCGACGACATAGCCCTGGTGGACCGGGGACGGGTGGCGCACACCGGGTCACCCGCCGAACTCAAGGCGCTCATCGGGTCGTACGCGGAGGTCATCGTCGCGGACGCCGACGGGATGCCGCGGGCCGCCGCGGTTCTGGACCAACTCACCGGCAAGCTGCCCGCGTTGGACGCCGACCGCCGCACCGTCGGCGCGGTCACCACCGATCCGACCCTCACACTGCCGCGTCTCGTGCGCGAACTCGACGCGGCGGGCGTGGCGTTGCTGGACGTGAGTCTGCGGCCGCCCACTCTCGACGACGTCTTCCTGCGGCTCACCGGAGCGGCCGCCGACAGCAAGGAGCTGGTGACATGA
- a CDS encoding ABC transporter permease, which yields MSALVHDGLAMTGRQLRRVRNSPGLAVLTQMMPVNMLLFFGYVFGSALAMPGREYRSFLVPGLLVATAAGGLMTGMFQAAQDTHRGVMDRFRTMPVSRAAVPLGQAVADLVVTAVGTVPLLLVGLAVGWRIHGSAAEAAGAVGLLLLFRFACTCVGIHLGLLTRSEDAAGQLGASSFVLPLLSNAYIPTGNLPGWLRTLAEWNPISAVTTALRVLFGDAPAPAGSAWPVAHPVAGALAWSVALTAVFLPLAVRRYARGGK from the coding sequence ATGAGCGCGTTGGTGCACGACGGCCTGGCGATGACGGGCAGGCAACTGCGCCGGGTCCGCAACAGCCCGGGGCTGGCCGTCCTGACCCAGATGATGCCGGTGAACATGCTGCTGTTCTTCGGCTACGTGTTCGGCAGCGCGCTGGCGATGCCCGGCCGCGAGTACCGGTCCTTCCTGGTGCCCGGGCTGCTGGTGGCGACCGCGGCCGGCGGTCTGATGACCGGCATGTTCCAGGCCGCCCAGGACACGCACCGGGGCGTGATGGACCGCTTCCGGACGATGCCGGTGAGCCGGGCGGCCGTGCCGCTCGGCCAGGCGGTGGCGGACCTCGTCGTCACCGCCGTCGGCACTGTGCCGCTCCTGCTGGTGGGACTGGCCGTGGGGTGGCGGATCCACGGGTCCGCGGCGGAGGCGGCCGGCGCGGTGGGGCTTCTGCTGCTCTTCCGGTTCGCCTGCACCTGCGTCGGAATCCACCTGGGGCTGCTGACGCGCAGCGAGGACGCCGCCGGACAGCTCGGCGCCTCCTCCTTCGTGCTGCCGCTGCTGTCCAACGCGTACATCCCGACCGGCAATCTGCCCGGCTGGCTGCGCACGCTCGCCGAGTGGAACCCGATCAGCGCGGTGACGACCGCCCTGCGGGTGCTCTTCGGCGACGCGCCCGCCCCGGCCGGATCGGCCTGGCCGGTGGCCCATCCGGTCGCCGGGGCGCTCGCCTGGAGCGTGGCCCTGACGGCGGTGTTCCTGCCGCTGGCCGTACGGCGGTACGCGCGCGGCGGGAAGTGA
- a CDS encoding anti-sigma factor, translating to MSILGRLLRREDPHSLAAPYALDALEPGERRRFEKHLGGCDRCAAEVRALSEDAVRLALSTAAPAPAALRDRVLAAVRTTPQEQAPAPARTRAPQLPPHVWGTQPPPARTRVPRARPLFVPLATATAAAALVVASLFAVQAGRTQDRLDAERAQAREIAHVLAAPDARAAGSEDARGRGMAVIASAAQGRAVVTLSGYGTPSGGRVRQLWVMRPHAQPRSLGLLAGDTPLVAKGLEKSATSLAVTIEPDGGSSQPTGQPIVQLTLNSVGFGE from the coding sequence ATGAGCATCCTCGGCCGTCTGCTGCGCCGCGAGGACCCGCACTCCCTCGCCGCCCCCTACGCCCTCGACGCCCTCGAACCCGGCGAGCGGCGCCGCTTCGAGAAGCACCTCGGAGGCTGTGACCGGTGCGCGGCCGAGGTCCGCGCCCTGTCCGAGGACGCCGTGCGCCTCGCCCTCTCCACCGCCGCTCCCGCCCCCGCCGCCCTGCGCGACAGGGTCCTGGCCGCCGTCCGCACCACCCCGCAGGAACAGGCGCCGGCCCCCGCCCGGACCCGTGCCCCCCAACTGCCGCCACACGTCTGGGGGACCCAGCCCCCGCCGGCCCGTACCCGTGTACCCCGCGCGCGCCCTCTGTTCGTACCGCTGGCCACGGCGACCGCCGCGGCGGCCCTCGTCGTCGCCTCCCTCTTCGCGGTCCAGGCGGGCCGGACCCAGGACCGGCTCGACGCCGAGCGCGCCCAGGCACGTGAGATCGCCCACGTTCTCGCCGCCCCCGACGCCCGTGCGGCCGGCAGCGAGGACGCGCGCGGGCGCGGCATGGCGGTGATCGCGTCGGCGGCGCAGGGCCGGGCCGTCGTCACCCTCAGCGGTTACGGCACCCCGTCCGGTGGACGCGTGCGCCAGTTGTGGGTCATGCGCCCCCATGCGCAACCGCGCTCCCTCGGGCTCCTGGCGGGCGACACGCCCTTGGTCGCCAAAGGTCTGGAGAAGTCGGCCACGTCACTCGCCGTGACCATCGAGCCCGACGGCGGCTCATCGCAACCCACCGGCCAGCCGATTGTCCAACTCACCCTGAATTCGGTCGGATTCGGAGAGTAG
- a CDS encoding sigma-70 family RNA polymerase sigma factor has protein sequence MEAEELLVRVAGGDQKAFEDLYGLVNGPVYGLVRRIVRDRAQSEEVAQEVLLELWRSAARFDPVRGSALSWILTLTHRRAVDRVRSARAAGEREQREALRAGEPAFDQVAEEVEAALEREWVRRCLDRLTALQRQSVTLAYYDGYTYREVAERLKLPLGTVKTRMRDGLTRLRECLGGAA, from the coding sequence TTGGAGGCGGAAGAACTTCTGGTGCGCGTGGCGGGCGGCGACCAGAAGGCGTTCGAGGACCTGTACGGACTGGTGAACGGACCCGTCTACGGTCTCGTACGGCGGATCGTGCGCGACCGTGCCCAGTCCGAGGAGGTCGCCCAGGAGGTGCTGCTCGAACTGTGGCGCTCCGCGGCCCGGTTCGACCCCGTGCGGGGCAGCGCCCTGTCCTGGATCCTCACCCTCACCCACCGCCGCGCGGTCGACCGGGTGCGCAGCGCCCGCGCGGCCGGCGAACGCGAGCAGCGCGAGGCCCTGCGCGCCGGGGAACCCGCCTTCGACCAAGTCGCCGAGGAGGTCGAGGCCGCCCTGGAACGCGAGTGGGTACGCCGCTGCCTGGACCGGCTCACCGCCCTGCAACGCCAGTCCGTCACCCTCGCCTACTACGACGGGTACACCTACCGTGAGGTGGCCGAGCGGCTGAAACTGCCGCTCGGTACGGTCAAGACCCGGATGCGCGACGGACTCACCCGGCTGCGCGAGTGCCTGGGAGGCGCCGCATGA